The Capsicum annuum cultivar UCD-10X-F1 chromosome 1, UCD10Xv1.1, whole genome shotgun sequence sequence CTGATATATCCAAAATAACTGAGTTGCGAGAAGCTTATAGAGATGTGGGACGTGATCTTCTGAAGCTTCTCTTTTTCGTTGAAAGAAATGCCATTGGATTGCAGAAGATCCTCAAGAAATTTGACAAACCTTTTGGGTATCGATCCACTGATTATTATGTCAAAACCGCGCTAATCATCCGTATTCCCAACTCTAGCAAGTTTTCAAGCATGTGGTAATATGCTAAACTCAACTAGCTACTTATTTTAC is a genomic window containing:
- the LOC107866167 gene encoding SPX domain-containing membrane protein At1g63010 isoform X2, which produces MLEQQGMLASRISELNKQQDSLQEQPDISKITELREAYRDVGRDLLKLLFFVERNAIGLQKILKKFDKPFGYRSTDYYVKTALIIRIPNSSKFSSMWKISVVVTHGYLVVTEQQVPEGVLKGINFSILSETDAIPLWGFQI
- the LOC107866167 gene encoding SPX domain-containing membrane protein At1g63010 isoform X3, with the translated sequence MLEQQGMLASRISELNKQQDSLQEQPDISKITELREAYRDVGRDLLKLLFFVERNAIGLQKILKKFDKPFGYRSTDYYVKTALIIRIPNSSKFSSMWKISVVVTHGYLVVTEQQVPEGVLKGINFSILSETDAAILD